One part of the Prunus persica cultivar Lovell chromosome G5, Prunus_persica_NCBIv2, whole genome shotgun sequence genome encodes these proteins:
- the LOC18776578 gene encoding eyes absent homolog 2 isoform X2: protein MGESTSVTNGFSQSRMDQKINIYIWDMDETLILLKSLLNGTYAEAFNGLKNIQEGVEIGKMWEKHILALCDDHFFYEQIENYNKPSLDALSQYDDGRNLSDYDFNQDGFGPPYDDSNNRKLAYRHRFIAHRYKQGLHSFLNQEMIKDLDELYDMTDKYTDRWLSSECSAGHKKTSLVAADGINESSASKYQHINLLVTSGSLIPSLVKCLLFRLNSMITDENVYSSWEVGKLHCFQQIKVRFNHPNVRFCVIGDGWEECEAAQAMRWPLVKIDMRPGGSHRFPGLTFRTLGFYFSVVYGSSDAEDEEE from the exons ATGGGTGAAAGTACTAGTGTGACAAATGGGTTTTCTCAAAGCAGGATGgatcagaaaataaatatctatatatgggACATGGATGAAACTCTTATACTGCTCAAGTCTTTGTTGAATGGAACGTATGCGGAGGCTTTCAATGGTTTGAAGAATATCCAAGAGGGTGTTGAAATCGGAAAGATGTGGGAGAAGCACATTCTTGCTTTGTGTGACGATCATTTCTTTTATGAACAA ATTGAGAACTACAATAAACCCTCTCTTGATGCCTTGAGCCAGTATGATGATGGGCGGAATCTTTCTGATTATGATTTCAACCAAGATGGGTTTGGTCCTCCATATGATGATTCCAACAATAGAAAACTGGCGTATAGGCACAGATTCATAGCCCATAGATACAAACAG GGTTTGCACAGTTTCCTAAATCAAGAGATGATAAAAGACTTGGATGAGTTGTATGATATGACTGATAAATATACAGACAGATGGCTCTCCTCAG AGTGTTCTGCTGGGCACAAAAAGACATCTCTTGTGGCTGCTGATGGGATCAATGAATCTTCTGCTTCGAAGTATCAGCATATTAATCTTTTAGTGACATCTGGATCATTGATTCCCAGTCTTGTAAAATGCTTGCTCTTTCGACTCAACAGCATGATAACAGATGAAAATG TCTATAGTTCCTGGGAAGTGGGAAAACTACACTGTTTTCAGCAGATCAAGGTGCGTTTTAACCACCCAAATGTCCGCTTCTGTGTAATTGGGGATGGATGGGAGGAGTGTGAAGCTGCGCAAGCAATGCGATGGCCATTGGTTAAGATTGATATGCGACCAGGAGGCTCTCACAGGTTTCCAGGCCTCACATTCAGGACCCtcggattttatttttctgttgtaTATGGGAGCTCTGATgctgaagatgaagaagagtgA
- the LOC18776578 gene encoding eyes absent homolog 2 isoform X3, giving the protein MDQKINIYIWDMDETLILLKSLLNGTYAEAFNGLKNIQEGVEIGKMWEKHILALCDDHFFYEQIENYNKPSLDALSQYDDGRNLSDYDFNQDGFGPPYDDSNNRKLAYRHRFIAHRYKQGLHSFLNQEMIKDLDELYDMTDKYTDRWLSSARIFLEECSAGHKKTSLVAADGINESSASKYQHINLLVTSGSLIPSLVKCLLFRLNSMITDENVYSSWEVGKLHCFQQIKVRFNHPNVRFCVIGDGWEECEAAQAMRWPLVKIDMRPGGSHRFPGLTFRTLGFYFSVVYGSSDAEDEEE; this is encoded by the exons ATGgatcagaaaataaatatctatatatgggACATGGATGAAACTCTTATACTGCTCAAGTCTTTGTTGAATGGAACGTATGCGGAGGCTTTCAATGGTTTGAAGAATATCCAAGAGGGTGTTGAAATCGGAAAGATGTGGGAGAAGCACATTCTTGCTTTGTGTGACGATCATTTCTTTTATGAACAA ATTGAGAACTACAATAAACCCTCTCTTGATGCCTTGAGCCAGTATGATGATGGGCGGAATCTTTCTGATTATGATTTCAACCAAGATGGGTTTGGTCCTCCATATGATGATTCCAACAATAGAAAACTGGCGTATAGGCACAGATTCATAGCCCATAGATACAAACAG GGTTTGCACAGTTTCCTAAATCAAGAGATGATAAAAGACTTGGATGAGTTGTATGATATGACTGATAAATATACAGACAGATGGCTCTCCTCAG CGCGCATCTTCTTGGAAGAGTGTTCTGCTGGGCACAAAAAGACATCTCTTGTGGCTGCTGATGGGATCAATGAATCTTCTGCTTCGAAGTATCAGCATATTAATCTTTTAGTGACATCTGGATCATTGATTCCCAGTCTTGTAAAATGCTTGCTCTTTCGACTCAACAGCATGATAACAGATGAAAATG TCTATAGTTCCTGGGAAGTGGGAAAACTACACTGTTTTCAGCAGATCAAGGTGCGTTTTAACCACCCAAATGTCCGCTTCTGTGTAATTGGGGATGGATGGGAGGAGTGTGAAGCTGCGCAAGCAATGCGATGGCCATTGGTTAAGATTGATATGCGACCAGGAGGCTCTCACAGGTTTCCAGGCCTCACATTCAGGACCCtcggattttatttttctgttgtaTATGGGAGCTCTGATgctgaagatgaagaagagtgA
- the LOC18776578 gene encoding eyes absent homolog 2 isoform X1 — translation MGESTSVTNGFSQSRMDQKINIYIWDMDETLILLKSLLNGTYAEAFNGLKNIQEGVEIGKMWEKHILALCDDHFFYEQIENYNKPSLDALSQYDDGRNLSDYDFNQDGFGPPYDDSNNRKLAYRHRFIAHRYKQGLHSFLNQEMIKDLDELYDMTDKYTDRWLSSARIFLEECSAGHKKTSLVAADGINESSASKYQHINLLVTSGSLIPSLVKCLLFRLNSMITDENVYSSWEVGKLHCFQQIKVRFNHPNVRFCVIGDGWEECEAAQAMRWPLVKIDMRPGGSHRFPGLTFRTLGFYFSVVYGSSDAEDEEE, via the exons ATGGGTGAAAGTACTAGTGTGACAAATGGGTTTTCTCAAAGCAGGATGgatcagaaaataaatatctatatatgggACATGGATGAAACTCTTATACTGCTCAAGTCTTTGTTGAATGGAACGTATGCGGAGGCTTTCAATGGTTTGAAGAATATCCAAGAGGGTGTTGAAATCGGAAAGATGTGGGAGAAGCACATTCTTGCTTTGTGTGACGATCATTTCTTTTATGAACAA ATTGAGAACTACAATAAACCCTCTCTTGATGCCTTGAGCCAGTATGATGATGGGCGGAATCTTTCTGATTATGATTTCAACCAAGATGGGTTTGGTCCTCCATATGATGATTCCAACAATAGAAAACTGGCGTATAGGCACAGATTCATAGCCCATAGATACAAACAG GGTTTGCACAGTTTCCTAAATCAAGAGATGATAAAAGACTTGGATGAGTTGTATGATATGACTGATAAATATACAGACAGATGGCTCTCCTCAG CGCGCATCTTCTTGGAAGAGTGTTCTGCTGGGCACAAAAAGACATCTCTTGTGGCTGCTGATGGGATCAATGAATCTTCTGCTTCGAAGTATCAGCATATTAATCTTTTAGTGACATCTGGATCATTGATTCCCAGTCTTGTAAAATGCTTGCTCTTTCGACTCAACAGCATGATAACAGATGAAAATG TCTATAGTTCCTGGGAAGTGGGAAAACTACACTGTTTTCAGCAGATCAAGGTGCGTTTTAACCACCCAAATGTCCGCTTCTGTGTAATTGGGGATGGATGGGAGGAGTGTGAAGCTGCGCAAGCAATGCGATGGCCATTGGTTAAGATTGATATGCGACCAGGAGGCTCTCACAGGTTTCCAGGCCTCACATTCAGGACCCtcggattttatttttctgttgtaTATGGGAGCTCTGATgctgaagatgaagaagagtgA